The sequence GCGGCAGCGGCTCGGCACGCGTGAGTTCGTCGAGCACGAGCTCGGCCAGCAGCCGCTCGCGCGCCCGATTGAGCGCGCGCGCCTCGAGCGCGACGATCAGCTCGCGCAGCAGCCCCGACACCTCGACGACGCGGCACGCGTCGAGCCCGTCCGGCACCGCCGATTCGGCGACGTATAGCGTGCGCAGATACGCGTCCTCGACGATCACGACTTCATGCGGAATTCGCGGCGGCACCCAGATCGCGCGCGACGGCGGCACCATCCACGTCGAATCGGCCGTCGCGAGCCGCAGCACGCCGCGCGACGCGTACGCGAGCTGCGCCCACGCGTGCGAGTGCAGCGGCACGCGCGTGCCGGCGGCGGTCGCGCGGGCGCGCACGCGCATCGGGTGCGATGGGGTCGGCGCGAATTCGGACGGAACGTCGATCGTGGCGGCGGGCGGCTGCGCCGCAAGGGGAACGGACGGGCTCATCGGTGATCGAAGACAGGGGCGGGTGGTGCGTCCGGCTATTGTAGGGCGAGCCTTCTACCTGCCGCAGCGGGATTTTTCTTCGCCGATAATGCCGGATCGACACCACACGGCCCTCCAGGAGACTTCGACATGATGTTCGCCACCACCGACCTTTGCGACGCGAACGAAGGCCGCCTCGCGGACGGCACGCTGCGCGTGCTCGAGCCCGCGTTCCGCTCGTTCGGCGGCGTGCGGCGCTTCGCGGGACCGGCCGCGACGCTCAAGCTGTTCGAGGACAACACGCTCGTGCGCGCGGCGCTCGAGCAGGATGGCGCGGGGCGCGTGCTCGTCGTCGATGGCGGCGGCAGCCTGCGCTGCGCGCTCGTCGGCGGCAACCTCGGCGCGCTCGCGCAGAAGAACGGCTGGGCCGGGATCGTCGTGAACGGTTGCGTGCGCGACTCGGCCGAACTCGCCGAATGCAGCGTCGGCGTGCTCGCGCTCGCCGCGCATCCGCGCAAGAGCGACAAGCGCGGCGTCGGGGTGAGCGACGTGCCCGTCGACGTACGCGGCACGCGCATCGTGCCGGGCGACTGGATTTACGCGGACGCCGACGGTGTCCTCGTCAGCGACGGCGCGCTGCTCGAGTGACGCGGCGGCGTGCCGGCTCGATGGCACGACTGTAACAAGGAAGGGAAATGCGATGCGCTACGTATTCTGCTACGGGACCCTGAGAGCGGGCGAGATCAACGACATCGGCCGGGCGGCCGCGCGGCACGGCATCGCGGCGCCGACGCTGATCGGCGCCGTGGCGGTGGCGGGGCGGCTGTACGATTTCGGCAATTATCCGGGGATGGTCGCCGAGAGCGGCCGCGATCTCGTCTGGGGCGACGTCTACGCGATCGACGAGCAACTCGTGCCGGTGCTCGACGAGATCGAGGCGGTCTATCCGGGCATCGAGGGGCTGTTCGTGCAGCAGCAGGCGTTGGTCGAGCTCGGCGGGCGGCGGTACGATTGCCTGTACTATCCGGTCGTCGCGCATTCGATCGCGGACCGGCCGCGGATCGAGTCGGGCGATTGGGTGCAGTATCGCCGAGCGCGCGCCGCGTGACGCTGCGTCGCATGTGCGATCTGCGGCTGCGACGTGTGGCGGCGACCGTCGTGCGCGAGCGTGGCGGCGTGCGAAATCTGGCCGCGGACGTCGGATGCGCGACCGTCGATGGCCGACGACGGCCGGCTTCGAACGAGGAAGCGCGGCCGGCGAGCGCCGACGCCGCCTATGGCGCCCGATAGGGAACGCAAGGGCCGCCGTCGAGCCGGGAGTCCAAAGTTCTAGCGGCAAGAGGACGGGAACAAAAATCCAAACCGACGTCCAACGCTGAACGCTGAACGCTGAACGCTGAACACGCTGAACGCTGAACGCTGAACGCTGAACGCTGAACGCTGAACGCTGAACGCTGAACGCTGAACGCTGAACGCTGAACGCTGAACGCTGAACGACAAAAGGCGCCCACAGGGCGCCTTTCGCATTTCCGGCTCAGGCGACGCGAGCATCCAGGTTCGTGAGTCGCGCCGCGAATCATGCGAGGCGCGGCGGCGCATCACATACGACGCGCGGCCGCCCCCGTTCGCTCAGATTTCTTCGTAGAGCGGCAGCGTCAGGAACTCGGTGAAGTTCTCCGACGTCGACATCTGCTCGAAGATCACCGCGGCGCGATCGTAAGGCGCCGTGTCGCCGCCGACCACTTGCTTCACGTTCTCGAGCTCGGCCTTCGCGTACTCGCGCACGAGCTCGGCCGTAACCTTGCGGCCGTCGTCGAGCACGCCCTTCGGCGAGCGAATCCACTGCCAGACTTGCGAGCGCGAAATCTCGGCCGTCGCCGCGTCTTCCATCAGGTTGTGGATCGGCACGCAGCCGTTGCCCGCGAGCCACGAGCCGAGGTAGTGAATGCCGACGTTGACGTTGTTGCGCAGGCCCGCTTCGGTGATCGGCGCTTCCGGCTGGAAGTCGAGCAGGTTCTTGCCTTCGATCTGCACGTCGTCGCGCTGCTTGCCGATCTGGTTCGGCTTGTCGCCGAGCACCTTGACGAACTCTTCCATCGCGAGCGACACGAGGCCCGGGTGCGCGACCCAGCCGCCGTCGTAGCCGTCGGTCGCGTCGCGCTGCTTGTCAGCGCGCACGCCGCCCATCGCCTTGTCGTTCGCTTCCGGATCGTTCTTGATCGGGATCAGCGCGCTCATCCCGCCGATCGCCGGCGCGTTGCGCTTGTGGCAGGTCTTCAGCAGCAGCAGCGCGTAGGCGCGCATGAACGGCACCGTCATCGTGATCTTCGCGCGGTCGGCGAGGCAGAAATCGCGGTCGTTCTTGAACTTCTTGATCGCGGAGAAGATGTAGTCCCAGCGGCCGGCGTTCAGGCCCGAGCTGTGCTCGCGCAGTTCGTACAGGATCTCGTCCATCTCGAACGCGGCGAGGATCGTCTCGATCAGCACGGTCGCGCGGATCGTGCCGCGCGGGATGCCGACCTGTTCCTGCGCGGCGACGAAGATGTCGTTCCAGAGACGCGCCTCGAGATGGCTTTCCATCTTCGGCAGATAGAAATACGGGCCCGAGCCGCGCGCGATGAGTTCCTTCGCGTTGTGGAACAGGAACAGGGCGAAATCGAAGATGCCGCCCGACACGCGCTCGCCGTCGACCGTCACGTGCTTCTCGTCGAGGTGCCAGCCGCGCGGACGCACGATCAGCGTCGCGATCTTGTCGTTGAGCTTGTACGACTTGCCGTTCTGCTCGAGCGAGATCGTGCGGCGCACCGCGTCCTTCAGGTTGATCTGGCCGTCGATCTGGTTCGTCCAGCTCGGCGCGTTCGAATCCTCGAAGTCCGTCATGTACGAATCCGCGCCCGAGTTCAGCGCGTTGATGATCATCTTGCGCTCGACGGGGCCCGTGATCTCGACGCGGCGGCACTGCAAGTCCGCCGGCAGCGGCGCGACCTTCCAGTCGCCTTCGCGGATCGCTTGCGTCTCGGCGAGGAAGTCGGGGCGCTCGCCGGCGTCGAGGCGCTTCGTGCGTTCGACGCGCGCGGCCAGCAGCTCGCGGCGGCGCGGCGCGAACTGGCGGTGCAGCTTCGCGACGAGCTCGAGCGCGTCGGGCGCGAGAATCGCTTCGTAACCGGGCTTGATCTCGCCCGAGATCGCCATGCCTTGCGGCAGCTTCAGCGTCGTGGTCATCGGTTTTCTCCTTGGTCGGTCAGTTACGCAGTGGTGCAATTGCATGAAATGGGGCCGCGCGACGCGTCAGGCGGCGGGCGTCGGGCGCGCGCGGCCGGCCGTTTTCGCGGCGGCGGGCGGCGCATCCAGAAAGGCGAGCAGGTCGGCCATGCCGGCGCCCGTGCCCGCGGGCGGCGAGTCGAGTTCCTCGAACGGCGCGCCCGTGCGGTTCAGCCAGAAGGTCCGGTAGCCGAACCAGCCGGCGCCCGCGACGTCCCAGCCGTTCGACGACACGAACGCGATGTCGGCGGGCGCCGCGTCGAAC comes from Burkholderia savannae and encodes:
- a CDS encoding AraC family transcriptional regulator, with the translated sequence MSPSVPLAAQPPAATIDVPSEFAPTPSHPMRVRARATAAGTRVPLHSHAWAQLAYASRGVLRLATADSTWMVPPSRAIWVPPRIPHEVVIVEDAYLRTLYVAESAVPDGLDACRVVEVSGLLRELIVALEARALNRARERLLAELVLDELTRAEPLPLAVPMPAEKRLRALCEAVLAHPAQGESLEHWAACVGASTRTIARLFKQELGVSFSQWRQQALLARAIPLLNQGRPLSHIAHELGYQSQSAFSAMFRRAFGASPRAFIQRGDVHAAAELAQADDGDAGPLL
- the rraA gene encoding ribonuclease E activity regulator RraA, which encodes MMFATTDLCDANEGRLADGTLRVLEPAFRSFGGVRRFAGPAATLKLFEDNTLVRAALEQDGAGRVLVVDGGGSLRCALVGGNLGALAQKNGWAGIVVNGCVRDSAELAECSVGVLALAAHPRKSDKRGVGVSDVPVDVRGTRIVPGDWIYADADGVLVSDGALLE
- a CDS encoding gamma-glutamylcyclotransferase family protein: MRYVFCYGTLRAGEINDIGRAAARHGIAAPTLIGAVAVAGRLYDFGNYPGMVAESGRDLVWGDVYAIDEQLVPVLDEIEAVYPGIEGLFVQQQALVELGGRRYDCLYYPVVAHSIADRPRIESGDWVQYRRARAA
- the aceB gene encoding malate synthase A, coding for MTTTLKLPQGMAISGEIKPGYEAILAPDALELVAKLHRQFAPRRRELLAARVERTKRLDAGERPDFLAETQAIREGDWKVAPLPADLQCRRVEITGPVERKMIINALNSGADSYMTDFEDSNAPSWTNQIDGQINLKDAVRRTISLEQNGKSYKLNDKIATLIVRPRGWHLDEKHVTVDGERVSGGIFDFALFLFHNAKELIARGSGPYFYLPKMESHLEARLWNDIFVAAQEQVGIPRGTIRATVLIETILAAFEMDEILYELREHSSGLNAGRWDYIFSAIKKFKNDRDFCLADRAKITMTVPFMRAYALLLLKTCHKRNAPAIGGMSALIPIKNDPEANDKAMGGVRADKQRDATDGYDGGWVAHPGLVSLAMEEFVKVLGDKPNQIGKQRDDVQIEGKNLLDFQPEAPITEAGLRNNVNVGIHYLGSWLAGNGCVPIHNLMEDAATAEISRSQVWQWIRSPKGVLDDGRKVTAELVREYAKAELENVKQVVGGDTAPYDRAAVIFEQMSTSENFTEFLTLPLYEEI